A section of the Nitrososphaerota archaeon genome encodes:
- a CDS encoding ABC transporter permease — translation MKRYFAKRALVLFGVLMATLFLTVLLVGSNMDSILKKGIAIQVRAEIVENKELMSGFIGTDELNQYIESQIEKRTKALGLDEPWHSPNRIGISMYKILILDFGHSAFLTSGSGSTSVGDIILEKMPRTILLFTTATIIISIIGILVGAVAGSKIGSMTDKITSSFAIISSSFPVWWIGLLMIFTFSFWYAIFPARATPLIPPTDPDYVASLLYHMTLPIITIVLIGFGTWAYLVRNFMAGVMQEDFIFVKKAIGIKQRKIIFGSALKNAAPPIVTILALSLSGSLGGAIITEAVFDWPGMGRLYFEAITLMDLPVIIGATYVLTVFFLVSIFVSDLLYGYLDPRIRTG, via the coding sequence ATCAAGCGGTATTTTGCCAAACGCGCGCTGGTTTTGTTTGGAGTCTTGATGGCAACCCTGTTTTTGACGGTTTTGCTTGTCGGCTCTAATATGGATTCCATACTAAAAAAGGGAATCGCAATACAGGTCCGAGCAGAAATAGTGGAAAATAAGGAGTTGATGTCTGGCTTTATTGGGACTGATGAGCTAAATCAGTACATTGAATCCCAGATAGAAAAGCGTACCAAGGCACTTGGTTTAGATGAGCCGTGGCATTCGCCAAACAGAATAGGCATTTCAATGTACAAGATTCTGATTTTGGATTTTGGGCATTCTGCGTTTCTGACTAGCGGCTCTGGCTCCACCAGTGTCGGGGACATAATTCTAGAAAAGATGCCAAGAACAATTCTTCTTTTTACAACTGCCACAATAATCATTTCAATAATTGGGATTTTGGTTGGTGCTGTAGCCGGAAGTAAGATAGGCTCTATGACAGACAAGATAACATCATCGTTTGCTATTATCAGTAGTAGTTTTCCCGTCTGGTGGATTGGACTCCTCATGATCTTTACGTTTTCATTTTGGTATGCAATATTTCCAGCAAGGGCAACACCACTCATTCCGCCAACAGACCCAGACTATGTGGCATCGTTATTGTACCACATGACACTCCCAATAATCACAATTGTTCTAATCGGATTTGGGACATGGGCATATTTGGTTAGAAACTTTATGGCAGGAGTAATGCAGGAAGATTTCATATTTGTAAAAAAGGCAATCGGTATCAAGCAACGCAAAATAATTTTTGGTAGCGCACTTAAGAACGCGGCGCCGCCAATTGTCACCATTCTCGCTCTAAGCCTATCCGGATCATTGGGTGGAGCAATAATCACAGAGGCAGTTTTTGATTGGCCTGGTATGGGTCGACTCTACTTTGAGGCAATCACGCTAATGGACTTACCAGTGATAATTGGTGCCACATATGTTTTGACTGTGTTCTTTTTGGTGAGCATCTTTGTTTCTGACTTGTTGTACGGGTACTTGGACCCAAGAATCAGGACTGGTTAG
- a CDS encoding ABC transporter permease subunit, which translates to MDYSEIKGSFTKSRIGLVGLAMLSCLVVASTVTIFAIPVDTYKQWNNPAMWTEFPKSAQPEWVNWFLSKKIPEHKILDSPNITLRQGQTESTIIQKFDTDYTSDYFPGEFLLNFKSEYSGSPILQISVIRPDGITLKVLSSSLPYSEHKVNYLDKIFSTNESIKKNLRLQSDYFAYPIQELSAKEIIFAKTDRYEILKGKYEFVITVSDVDNFDSKIVLGGKVFGLAGTDELRRDLAIGLLWGTPVALFIGIVVAFGSVISGLVFGVYAGYKGGKTDESMMRFNDVIYALPALPFLIILSVTTSNSIFLMIGFLMIFGWVGVAKVSRSMALQIKTRQFVDAAKAMGQKDSKIIFRHIIPQIMPYALASIAISVPAAITTEAGLSFLGLGDPTYPTWGQILHDAKSHGAAARGLWWWIVPPGVMVAITGLAFVFIGNSLESTVNPKLRR; encoded by the coding sequence ATGGATTATTCCGAAATCAAGGGTAGTTTTACAAAAAGCAGGATAGGTCTGGTAGGCCTTGCCATGCTCTCATGCTTAGTAGTTGCATCCACAGTTACTATATTTGCAATACCTGTTGATACCTACAAGCAATGGAATAATCCTGCAATGTGGACGGAGTTTCCCAAGTCTGCCCAGCCAGAATGGGTAAACTGGTTTTTGAGCAAAAAAATACCAGAGCACAAGATTCTTGATTCCCCAAACATAACGCTCAGGCAGGGACAAACAGAATCTACCATTATTCAAAAATTTGACACCGACTATACATCGGATTATTTTCCAGGCGAGTTTTTGCTTAATTTTAAATCAGAATATTCCGGCTCACCGATTCTCCAAATCAGTGTGATACGACCAGACGGAATAACTCTGAAGGTGTTATCATCATCGCTCCCATACTCTGAACACAAGGTAAATTATTTGGATAAGATATTTTCTACAAACGAGTCCATCAAAAAAAACCTCAGGCTACAGTCGGACTATTTTGCATATCCAATCCAGGAACTTAGTGCGAAAGAGATAATCTTTGCAAAAACAGACAGATATGAGATACTAAAAGGGAAATATGAATTTGTAATTACAGTATCCGATGTAGACAATTTTGACTCCAAGATTGTGCTTGGCGGCAAAGTATTTGGGCTTGCAGGAACAGACGAGCTAAGGCGCGATTTGGCAATAGGACTGCTCTGGGGAACACCAGTTGCATTGTTCATTGGAATTGTGGTGGCATTCGGCTCCGTCATTTCAGGACTAGTTTTTGGGGTTTATGCAGGATACAAGGGAGGAAAGACTGACGAGTCCATGATGCGTTTCAATGATGTGATTTATGCGCTCCCCGCCTTGCCATTTTTGATAATTCTTTCAGTAACGACATCAAACAGCATATTTTTGATGATCGGATTTTTGATGATTTTTGGATGGGTCGGAGTCGCCAAAGTCTCTCGCAGTATGGCACTGCAAATCAAGACGCGGCAATTTGTAGACGCTGCAAAGGCAATGGGGCAAAAGGATTCCAAGATTATTTTCAGGCACATTATTCCGCAGATAATGCCCTATGCGCTTGCGAGTATTGCAATTTCTGTTCCCGCAGCAATAACGACAGAGGCAGGCCTTAGCTTTTTGGGTCTAGGAGACCCAACATATCCAACGTGGGGCCAAATTCTGCATGATGCCAAATCCCACGGGGCAGCAGCTAGAGGATTGTGGTGGTGGATTGTGCCACCAGGAGTCATGGTTGCAATAACTGGCCTTGCCTTTGTATTTATTGGAAACTCGCTCGAGTCCACGGTAAACCCAAAACTTAGGCGTTAG
- a CDS encoding DNA-3-methyladenine glycosylase 2 family protein, whose amino-acid sequence MHKDPPVKVNPYEKAVAHLQKDKKLGRIIKQVGNCQIRVIENKFEALVDGIITQQVSDAAGKAIASRFRDLFGGNFPRPHQVLEKKIHQIKKAGLSRMKAEYIYNIAEIVDSKKIDFEYLNEQDDEQIISELVKIRGIGRWTAEMFLIFGMGRQDILPLGDLGLRNGIAILFDIEKPTDVQITKIASNWRPYRTIATWYIWKGVKNFKNV is encoded by the coding sequence ATGCATAAAGATCCTCCTGTGAAAGTTAATCCCTACGAAAAGGCAGTTGCCCACCTTCAAAAAGACAAAAAACTTGGGAGAATAATTAAACAGGTTGGAAACTGTCAGATTAGGGTTATTGAGAACAAATTTGAGGCACTAGTTGATGGAATCATAACACAGCAAGTATCTGATGCAGCTGGTAAGGCCATTGCTTCCAGATTCAGGGATTTGTTTGGCGGGAATTTTCCACGACCTCACCAAGTACTAGAGAAAAAAATACATCAAATCAAAAAGGCCGGATTATCAAGGATGAAAGCAGAATACATTTACAATATCGCCGAAATTGTGGATTCAAAAAAAATAGATTTTGAATATCTAAATGAACAAGACGATGAGCAGATTATTTCCGAGCTGGTAAAGATTCGCGGAATAGGAAGATGGACTGCAGAAATGTTTCTAATTTTTGGAATGGGAAGACAAGACATTCTTCCACTAGGTGATTTGGGGCTCAGAAATGGAATTGCCATACTATTTGATATTGAAAAACCCACGGATGTTCAGATTACAAAGATTGCATCAAATTGGCGTCCGTACAGAACTATTGCCACGTGGTATATCTGGAAGGGAGTAAAAAATTTCAAAAATGTTTGA
- a CDS encoding PPOX class F420-dependent oxidoreductase: MDRFPNQKYIAVETFRKNGIGVKTPVWFVEEDGLVWVVTREKTGKVKRIKNNPKVNIAVSNFSGEPKSAWTAGIAAIVQGDIANKIIQKRNKKYGFMAKLVGIFSAKKGSYVVFSIDLDDSK; encoded by the coding sequence ATGGATAGATTTCCCAACCAGAAATACATTGCAGTTGAAACTTTCAGAAAAAACGGGATCGGAGTAAAGACACCCGTTTGGTTTGTTGAAGAAGATGGACTAGTCTGGGTCGTCACTAGGGAAAAAACCGGCAAAGTAAAGCGCATAAAGAACAATCCCAAAGTCAATATTGCAGTTTCCAATTTTTCCGGTGAGCCAAAGTCTGCCTGGACTGCAGGAATAGCAGCAATTGTTCAGGGTGATATTGCGAACAAGATAATTCAAAAAAGGAACAAAAAATACGGATTCATGGCTAAACTAGTCGGAATTTTTTCTGCAAAAAAGGGAAGTTATGTAGTATTTTCCATAGATCTGGATGACTCAAAATAG
- a CDS encoding protoporphyrinogen oxidase, whose product MNKSVSIIGSGISGLCMGALLVKKGFDISIYEKSRFVGGRTKSSIYKNHILDNGFHIMPFYKTSAVYKLLEEIGIVNDLKLAKVNDIAFYENKKYHKYPKGITDILKFSLLPLSGRISLLKVMLPMAFTSVEKSEKFDNTSMMQIIDKLDRKTRAFFDAVCILAFADSPEHVALGEFMRMIIRANPFKGGTSELAYPAQGGYDTICKLVSNYITSNGGKIFLGKSVKQVKIQNTKVEGIILEDGTNVNSDCVVVTNPAYLAIKELFEPNLLDQSLYSMAKKLEKTTSVIEAHFCCSDRLDTRQLVFPVGDYMTKGIFFVTNIASAVSPKGEYLIMAGAPVPSEDTKNPQKIKQLTEKMKDEISQIYPNFTKSLIWERSMAWNLVESVVKEPGLVWKQKFPHQTNVTGLFFVGDSTISYGIGTDSAAQSSFLCYPKIIEHLTYG is encoded by the coding sequence ATGAATAAATCAGTATCAATAATCGGCAGCGGAATATCAGGTCTTTGTATGGGTGCTCTTTTAGTTAAAAAAGGATTTGATATCTCTATTTATGAAAAATCCAGATTTGTAGGAGGTAGAACTAAGTCTTCAATATACAAAAACCACATACTAGATAATGGATTTCACATAATGCCGTTTTACAAAACTTCGGCTGTATACAAACTGCTTGAAGAAATTGGGATTGTAAATGATCTAAAGCTTGCCAAAGTAAATGATATTGCGTTTTATGAAAACAAGAAATATCATAAATATCCGAAGGGAATTACAGACATTTTAAAATTCTCGCTTTTACCATTATCTGGAAGAATTTCTTTATTGAAAGTAATGCTACCAATGGCCTTCACATCTGTAGAAAAATCGGAGAAATTTGACAATACATCAATGATGCAAATAATTGATAAGCTTGATAGAAAAACTAGGGCATTTTTTGATGCGGTCTGCATTCTTGCATTTGCAGACAGCCCCGAGCATGTCGCACTCGGTGAATTTATGAGAATGATCATCAGGGCTAATCCGTTCAAAGGAGGAACTAGCGAGCTTGCATATCCTGCACAAGGAGGATACGATACCATATGCAAGCTAGTCTCTAATTATATCACCAGCAACGGTGGGAAAATTTTTCTAGGCAAATCAGTAAAGCAGGTCAAAATCCAAAATACTAAGGTAGAAGGAATTATACTAGAAGATGGAACTAATGTGAACTCTGACTGTGTTGTAGTTACAAATCCTGCTTATCTGGCAATAAAGGAGCTCTTTGAGCCAAATTTACTGGACCAGTCATTATATTCAATGGCAAAAAAACTAGAAAAAACAACATCCGTAATTGAAGCGCATTTTTGTTGCTCTGATAGGCTTGATACTCGACAACTAGTCTTTCCCGTTGGTGATTACATGACAAAAGGAATATTTTTTGTAACAAATATCGCAAGTGCTGTCTCACCCAAAGGAGAATATCTTATCATGGCAGGAGCGCCAGTTCCATCTGAAGATACTAAGAATCCACAAAAAATCAAACAACTTACAGAAAAAATGAAAGATGAAATCTCGCAAATATATCCAAATTTTACAAAATCTCTAATCTGGGAGCGCTCTATGGCATGGAATCTAGTAGAATCTGTAGTCAAAGAACCTGGACTTGTCTGGAAGCAAAAATTCCCACACCAGACAAATGTGACCGGATTGTTTTTTGTTGGCGATTCAACTATTAGCTATGGTATTGGTACGGATTCTGCAGCACAAAGCTCTTTTCTTTGCTACCCAAAAATAATTGAACATTTGACATATGGATAA
- a CDS encoding peptidase: MGGKPERKVFLKKEVHDSILSYCKMKHPYEAILILKGKSKKGLITIDGLSIPPFSYSDQTFAGFPQSFLPLDLAYVGTAHSHPSGSAEPSITDLHNFFGLVSIIVQSPYENDTDIFAWDSQGNQIPIIFESSDEQNF, translated from the coding sequence ATGGGTGGAAAGCCAGAGCGTAAGGTATTTTTGAAAAAAGAAGTACACGACAGTATTCTGTCATATTGTAAAATGAAGCACCCATACGAAGCAATTTTGATTCTCAAGGGCAAGTCCAAAAAGGGTCTGATCACAATAGATGGACTTTCAATTCCACCGTTTTCCTACAGCGACCAAACCTTTGCTGGCTTTCCACAGTCGTTCTTACCATTAGACTTGGCATATGTGGGAACCGCTCACTCTCATCCAAGCGGTTCAGCAGAGCCATCTATTACGGATCTCCATAATTTTTTTGGGTTAGTGTCAATAATTGTGCAATCCCCATATGAGAATGATACTGACATTTTTGCATGGGATAGTCAAGGAAACCAAATCCCGATAATTTTCGAGTCATCTGATGAACAAAATTTTTAG
- a CDS encoding SRPBCC family protein, with protein MPQPKTMFSVNLVTMYICRILNFKASQILSKSMSSEILSQNKNGSICATVSQSTIINTSISALWRIVGNYTGLSEWVLDVKKTQSLSMIKNEVGAARDITFADGSHVIEYAVGWKDKEYLSYVATSGLPLTGYHATISILKKGKASQITWTSFLISNDSDKTQFLEFLGFMESFYVKSLERLKAKMEKTT; from the coding sequence TTGCCCCAGCCAAAAACCATGTTTTCTGTGAATCTAGTTACAATGTATATTTGTCGTATCTTAAATTTTAAAGCCAGTCAGATCTTGAGCAAAAGTATGTCATCTGAGATTCTAAGCCAAAACAAAAACGGGAGTATTTGCGCAACGGTAAGCCAGAGCACCATAATCAACACGTCAATTTCAGCGTTGTGGAGGATTGTTGGGAACTATACTGGTCTGTCAGAATGGGTGCTCGATGTCAAAAAAACACAGTCTCTTTCTATGATCAAAAATGAGGTTGGTGCAGCACGAGACATAACCTTTGCAGACGGCAGCCATGTAATAGAATATGCTGTTGGTTGGAAGGACAAAGAATATCTATCATATGTTGCGACGAGTGGTCTACCACTGACTGGATATCACGCAACAATATCCATTTTAAAAAAAGGCAAGGCCTCCCAGATAACCTGGACTTCGTTTTTGATCAGTAATGACTCGGATAAAACACAGTTCCTAGAGTTTCTGGGCTTTATGGAATCGTTTTATGTCAAATCCCTAGAACGCCTCAAGGCAAAGATGGAAAAAACAACATAA
- a CDS encoding ParB/RepB/Spo0J family partition protein: MSARYRQKIHYRVKIIPIKRIRVWDEAQARSLDREGIAELAKSIKNEGLQNPPMVQKDGRGQFLLMSGQRRLAALKRLRAKKIPVLVLTKGYDLENAKAASVIENLHRKSMNPKDMAHSCNFLAEKMGVSKGASSLGISRKTFKKYVGFAALPGQLKSLVPGTITSGTAIQLHQLVPNVKKSVKIAHRISRLDARMQRSYLRALSRHPRANHTTLLRQARLLAIRQTVPVTLPKTYAKRLERISMYREEDPEKLAQQIVVSWLAKRKR; this comes from the coding sequence ATGTCTGCAAGATACCGACAAAAAATCCACTACCGAGTAAAAATCATTCCAATTAAAAGGATCCGCGTTTGGGACGAAGCACAAGCAAGATCCCTTGACCGGGAAGGAATTGCAGAGCTAGCAAAATCGATAAAAAATGAAGGACTCCAAAATCCACCTATGGTTCAAAAGGACGGACGTGGACAATTCTTACTAATGTCTGGCCAAAGACGACTGGCAGCACTCAAACGACTGCGAGCAAAAAAGATACCAGTCTTGGTTTTAACTAAAGGTTATGATCTAGAAAATGCTAAGGCGGCATCAGTCATTGAGAATTTGCACAGAAAAAGCATGAATCCTAAGGACATGGCTCACTCGTGCAACTTTTTGGCAGAAAAGATGGGCGTATCCAAAGGCGCAAGCTCTCTAGGCATTTCACGAAAAACGTTCAAAAAATATGTCGGCTTTGCAGCCCTGCCAGGACAGCTCAAGAGCCTAGTTCCCGGAACAATTACTAGCGGTACTGCCATACAATTACACCAGTTAGTCCCAAATGTCAAAAAGTCAGTCAAAATAGCTCATAGAATATCCAGGCTTGACGCTAGGATGCAGAGATCCTACCTTAGGGCCTTATCCAGGCACCCGAGAGCAAACCATACAACTTTACTACGACAGGCACGATTACTTGCTATCCGACAGACGGTGCCTGTCACTCTACCCAAGACTTATGCAAAAAGACTTGAGCGGATCTCAATGTATAGGGAAGAAGACCCAGAAAAGCTGGCCCAACAAATCGTGGTTTCTTGGCTGGCAAAGAGAAAGCGATAG
- a CDS encoding flap endonuclease-1 produces MGLDLKGLITKEKTTLDSFASKVIAVDAYNTIYQFLSIIRGPDGMLLSDSQGRVTSHLSGLFYRSINFLSLGIKPVFVFDGKSPSLKAAEIERRKQIKKDATVKYEKALAEGNMEDIRKYAQQTTSMQDGMVDDAKHLLELFGIPSIQATAEGEATAAHLTKTGLAYASASQDYDSILFGAKKLVRNFTNSGRRKLPNRNTYIEIEPEIIDTSNVLSDLGVTAEQLVDIGILIGTDFNPDGFDRIGPKTALKMIKENGRLEEIEQVQDKLQTIPYQEIRKIFLDPKVADVSEIKFGEPNYSGIVSYLSGERSFSRDRVEASLNRLQKSTIKRSHTLEQWFS; encoded by the coding sequence ATGGGCTTAGATCTAAAGGGACTGATCACCAAAGAAAAAACCACTCTAGATTCCTTTGCGTCCAAGGTAATCGCAGTTGATGCATACAATACCATCTACCAGTTTCTCTCAATTATTCGCGGACCCGATGGAATGTTGCTTTCCGATTCACAGGGGCGAGTGACAAGTCATCTAAGTGGACTGTTCTATAGGAGCATCAATTTTTTGTCATTGGGCATAAAGCCTGTTTTTGTATTTGATGGTAAGTCTCCTTCCTTGAAGGCAGCAGAAATAGAGAGAAGAAAACAGATCAAAAAAGATGCCACAGTAAAATATGAAAAGGCACTCGCCGAAGGAAACATGGAAGATATTCGAAAATACGCCCAGCAGACAACATCCATGCAGGACGGCATGGTAGATGACGCAAAGCACTTGCTGGAATTGTTTGGGATTCCATCGATTCAGGCGACAGCTGAAGGCGAGGCAACGGCAGCCCATCTGACCAAAACGGGTTTGGCTTATGCCTCTGCAAGCCAGGACTATGACTCCATACTGTTTGGGGCTAAAAAGCTGGTCCGCAATTTCACAAACTCTGGCAGGCGAAAGCTACCTAATAGGAACACCTACATCGAAATAGAACCTGAGATAATTGACACATCCAATGTCTTGTCTGATCTTGGGGTTACCGCAGAACAGCTAGTCGACATTGGGATTTTGATTGGTACAGACTTTAATCCTGACGGATTTGATAGGATTGGCCCAAAAACAGCACTGAAGATGATTAAAGAAAATGGCAGACTGGAAGAAATTGAACAAGTACAGGACAAGCTCCAAACAATTCCGTACCAGGAAATACGTAAGATCTTCTTAGACCCCAAAGTTGCCGACGTATCTGAGATAAAATTTGGCGAGCCAAACTATTCAGGTATTGTTAGTTATTTGTCTGGTGAGAGGAGTTTTTCTCGCGACAGGGTAGAGGCGTCTCTTAACCGACTCCAAAAAAGTACGATTAAGCGCAGTCACACCTTGGAACAGTGGTTTTCGTAA